The Pseudomonadota bacterium genome includes the window GGCGCGCAAGGCCCACCACCGCCACTGGGAGACGGAGCTCGGTCACAGCGTCGAGCGTGACGCGGAGGAAGCCGCCACCATCAACGCGAGCTACAAGCAGCGGGTGGAACCGTGGCTGAGCCTCAACGCCGTGGTCGGCAACATCTACACGGGCTCTCTGTTCCTCTCCCTGATCGACTACCTGCGCCAGGCGGACACCGAGCGCGAGGGCAACACGGTGAGCCTGTTCTCCTACGGCAGCGGCTGCGGGGCTGCGCTCTCCGTGGCCAACGTCACCGAGGGCGCCGCGCGCTACGCGGAAGCCATCGATCCGAGCACTCACCTGGCGGGCCGCCGGCGCCTGTCGATCGAGGACTACGAGCGCTTGTGCATCGCCAGCGAAGAGGCCGATCAGAACGGCACGGAGATCGCCGATCCCTCACGCTGGGGCCTCGACGGCGGCCTCTACTACGTCGGCACGGTCGACCACCAACGCCGCTACTCCGCCTAGGCTAAGCGCGAGCCTCGGCCGCCCGACGCCGAGGCTCCCACTCGGCCGTGCCGTACAGCCCACCGGACGCACCGGTGAAACGTGGCTGTCATGATTCTCTGCTCCAATGCTCCCTCGAAACGCAACGCCCGAGCGCGGTGCGTACGGCCAGCCCGCGCGTCGAGGATGGCCCCTACCAGCTCGCGCGGTGAACGCACGACTTAGGACCAAGCCCAAGCAACCCTCGCCCCTAAGCGGAGACTCGTTGTTGGACGCCTCGCGCCGAATCCTGGTCATCGACGAGGACCACTCGGACCGCGCGAACCTCTCGCGCACCCTGTACGAGCACGGCTACATGACCCTCGAGTCGGCACATCCGGGGCCCGCTATCGAGGCCGTGGCCGCGTGGCGACCGAACCTGGTAGTACTGCAGTGGCGCTCGCAAGGCGCGCAGCGGCACGAGGGAGACGAAGTCGCCCTCGACACCTTGAAGGGCCAGGGCAACTGCGCCGACGTGCCGGTCATGCTCGTCTCCCGGGACGGCAGTGAAGACGCTCGGGTGAGCGGCCTGCAGCGCGGCGCCGACGACTACATGGTCAAGCCCCTGTCCCTGCCGGAGATGATGGCCCGCATCAAGGCGTTGCTGCGTCGGAGCGACAGCCCCGCCGAGGTGATCGAACTCAACGGCCTCACCGTCGATGCGAGCAACTACTCAGCCACCACGGCAACCTCCAGCGTGCGCCTGCGGCCCGCCGAGTTTCGTCTCCTGCGTTACTTCATGCGATACCCCGATCGAGTGCACACGCGCCTGCAGCTGCTGAACAGCGTGTGGCACGCACGCGAGGACATGGTGGAGCGCTCCGTCGACGTGCACGTGCGCCGACTTCGTCAGGCCTTGGACCAGGCCGGTCACTGCGCACGAATCGAGACCGTGCGCGGCGTGGGGTATCGGTTTCCCTCCGAGTGCGACTGTTAGGGGGACACCGGCGGGACGGGCGCCTTGCGCAACAGCCCCTCCCCCAGGGGAACGCCCTCGAGCACGCGCACGATCCGCGCGGCCGCATCCCCATCCCCGTAGGGATTTTCCATCCCGCTCAACGACGCTCGAAAGCGCTCGCTGAGCGCCTCGCGCACCGCCTCGACGATGCGTGCACGCTCTGCGGGCACATCGATGATGTTGCGGGCCCGCTCGCGCCCGGCCTGACGCTCCCCCACGTTCACGGCCGGCAAGCGCAGGGCCGGCGCCTCCATGATGCCGCTGGAGCTGTTCCCGAGCAGGCAGCCCACCTGACCGAGTAACGCCCAGTAGACGCGCGGATTGAGGTTCACGCGCAGGCGCACGCGGGGCTCGCCGTACTGCGTTTCCAACGCTCGAGCCCGCGCGATCAGGGCTTGGCCGCCCGCGTCCGCGTTCGGAAAGCAAAAGACGAGCTGGCAAACGGATTCGCTCAGTAACTCGTGCAGGGCCTCGAAGGTGGCGTCGGCTTCGCGCAGCGTATCCTGGGCCAAGGTGAGCGGATGCACCGCTACCACGACGTGGCCCTGAGTTGGAACGAAGCCCAAGGCCTCGATCAGCGCTTCGCCGGTGGGCAGCGCGCTGCGGGCCAGGTGATCGAGGGACGGCGCACCCGTGCAATGCACCCGCCAGGGCTCCTCGCCCATCCCCAACACCCGACGCCGCGACAGCGCCGTCGGCGTGAAATGCACGTGGGAGAGCTTGGTCAGGGCGTTGCGAATAGGATCGTCGATCGCCCCCTGACTCACCTCACCGCCCTCGATGTGGGCGATGGGGATACGCAGGGTGGTGGCGACGGCCGCAGGCGCCAGCATCTCGTAGCGATCGGCGATCAGGAGCACGAGGTCCGGACGCATCTCCCCGAGCACCTGGGCGAGACCCAGCACGGCGTCGCCGATGGTCTGCGCCATCGCCACATCGTCGTCGCCGGCGGCCAGGCAGCCGACGCGGGCCGCCACCTCAAAGCCGTCAGCCTCGATCTCGCTCACCGTGTCGCCGAAGGTATCACTTAGGTGAGATCCGCATACCACGAGCGAGAGCCGCAGATGGGCGCTCGCGTCCATCTCCTTCAACACCCAGTACAGGTGGCTATAGTCGGCCCGGCTGGTGGTGATGACGGCGACGTGGCGCCGCGCCTCGCTCACTCGCCGCCTCCGGGATCATCGGGAATCACCTTGTGGGGATTCAACGTGCCCTCAGGGTCAAGCGCTGCCTTCACACGACGCATGAGATCGATGGAGACGGCGTCCTGGTAGCCCGCGAGCAACGGTCGCTTGAGGTATCCCACCCCATGCTCGGCACAGACGCTGCCGCCATGGGCGGCGGCGGCATCGAGCACGGCGGCCGACACCTGCGCACCGCGATCGCCCTCGAAGTGCTCGGCCAAGCCCTCACCTTGCGGGGCCATGAAGTTGAAATGCAGATTGCCATCGCCGATGTGTCCGTAGACACACGGCCGCGCGTCAGGCGCCGCCGCCGCCGCGCCGGCGAGCCCCTGCGCGAGAAACGCGGCCAGGGCAGGGATGGGCACCGACACGTCGTGTTTGAAGGACCCGCCCGCCAGCCGCTGCGCCTCCGGCACGTTCTCGCGCAACCGCCACAGGTGCTGACGCTGGGCCTCGCTCTGTGCCACCACGGCGTCGCGGACCCAACCGCGCGCATGGCCCTTCGCCAACAGGTGCTCGAGGCGGGCCTCCAGCCGTGCCTCGGGCGCTGCGGAGGACAGTTCCACTAGTACGTAGTGGTGGTAGTTCGCGTCGGCCAACGGGTTGGTGCCGCCTTCGATATGTGTCGCGACCAGCTCCAACGCGAAGCGGGGCAGGTACTCGAAGGAGGTCACGGCGTCGGCGCTCTCGCGGCGCGCCAGGCTGAGCAGCTGGCAAGCGGCATCGACGTCCGTCACCGCCACCAGCGCCGTGGCTCGCTCCCGCGGTAAGGGAAACAGCTTCAGGACGGCTGCCGTGATGATGCCGAGGGTGCCCTCGGCGCCGAGAAACAGTTGCTTCAGGTCGTAGCCCGCGTTGTCCTTGCGCAGTTCGCGAAGGCCGTTCCAGATCTGGCCATCGGCCAGCACCACTTCGACGCCGAGCACGAGTTCGCGCGCGTTGCCGTAGCGCAAGACCGCCGTGCCGCCCGCGTTGGTGGCGAGGTTGCCACCGATCTGGCAGGAACCTTCCGACCCGAGCGAGAGCGGGAACAGCATGCCCTCGCGCTCGGCGGCCGCCTGCACGTCGGCGAGCACAGCGCCCGCCTCCACCGTCATGCTGTAGCCGACGGGATCCACCTGGCGGATTCCACGCAGGCGCTCCAAGCTCAAGAGAATCGTTCGCTCGCCGGTGCCCTGGCCGTCGATGCCGGGGGTGGCACCGCCGCAGTAGCCGGTGTTGCCGCCCTGGGGTACCACAGCGAGCCCAGCCCCTGCCGCCAAGCGCACCACCTCGGCGACGCTGGCGACGTCGGCCGGGCGCACGATCATGGCGGCCTGCCCCTGGTACTGGCGACGGTGATCGATCAGGTATCGCTCGCCGTCTGCGTCAGCATCCACCACACCCGGCGGACCCACGCAGGCGGCGATAGCCTGCAACGCCTCGCGACGATCCATAGGCTTCAGTAGTCCTCGCAGGCGTCCACCGCCACCGGATTGAAGTGGGGGTACTCCGGGTACCACATGGCCTGCGTCACGCGCTCGGCGATGGTGTCACGATCCGCGGCGAGTGCCACGCCATCGTCCATGGCTCTTGCCATCACCGCCGTCGCCACCTGCGCCGACACCTCGCGCAAGCGCTCGATGGCCGGGAACAGCAGACCGTCGGCGAGTTCGTCGTCCGCCACGGCGTCCGCCAGGGCTTGGGACGCAGCGCTGATCATGCCGTCGGTCACCTGCGAGGCCCCCGCCAGGAGCGCGCCCATGCCGAGGCCGGGGAAGATGAACACGTTGTTGCCCTGACCGATGCGGTGGCGCCGGTCGCCGAAGATCACATCCTCGAAGGGGCTGCCGGTGGCCACCAGGGCGCGGCCATCGGTCCAGTGCAGCACATCGGCGGGCACCGCTTCGGCATTCGCCGTGGGATTGGAGAAGGGCATGATGACCGGCCGCTCGACGGCCTCGGCCATCGCCCGCACCACCGCCTCGTCGAAGGCACTGGGGACGCCCGAAGCACCGATCAATACCGTTGGGTGCCAGCGACGCACCACCTGCAACAGGTCACGTTGAGCCGGATCGTCGAGGCCCGCCTCGCGCGCTCGGTCGGGCGACCAGGCGAGTTCGCGCTTGTAGCCCGTCAACTCATCGTGCATCACGATCAGCCCACGACTGTCCAGCACGGCGATTTGCTGCCCCGTGTCCTCACCGGCAACGCCAGCATCGACCAAGCCGGCCTTCAGCTGCATGGCGATACCGTAGCCGGCCGCCCCGGCGCCCATGATCAGGATGCGCTGCTGCTCGAGGCGTTCGCCGGTGATCCGCAGGGCCGACAGCACACCGGCCAGGGCGACGGCGCCCGTGCCCTGGATGTCGTCGTTGAAGGAGAGCAGATCGCCCCGGTAGCGCTCGAGGATGGCCAGGGCGTTGCGGTGGCGGAAGTCCTCCCACTGCACCAGGGCGCGCGGAAACACCTCCTTCACCGCGGCGACGAACTCGGCCACCAGCTCATCGTAAGCGGCACCGCGCAGGCGTGGGTGGGGCCAGCCGAGGTAGAGATCATCCCCGAGCAGGGCCTCGTTGTCCGTGCCCACATCGAGGCTGATCGGTAAGGTGCGCGCCGGGTGAATGCCCGCGCCGGCGCAATAGAGGGAGAGCTTACCTACGCAGATGGCGATGCCGCCGGCACCCTGATCGCCGATGCCGAGAATCGACTCGTTGTCCGTGCACACGATCAGCTCCACGTCCAACCAGGGCGCGGCGCCGCGCAGCACCTCGGCGATGCGTCCCTTCTGATCCGGGGTGATCCAGATGCCGCGTCCGCGGCGGAAGGTCTCGCTGTAGCGCTGGGTGGCCTGACCGACCGTGGGGGTGTAGACGATCGGCATCAGCTCGGCGAGGTGCTCGACGAGGACGCGATAGAACAGGTGCTCGTTGCGGTCCTGGAGCGCGGACAGGGCGATGTA containing:
- a CDS encoding winged helix-turn-helix domain-containing protein, whose translation is MDASRRILVIDEDHSDRANLSRTLYEHGYMTLESAHPGPAIEAVAAWRPNLVVLQWRSQGAQRHEGDEVALDTLKGQGNCADVPVMLVSRDGSEDARVSGLQRGADDYMVKPLSLPEMMARIKALLRRSDSPAEVIELNGLTVDASNYSATTATSSVRLRPAEFRLLRYFMRYPDRVHTRLQLLNSVWHAREDMVERSVDVHVRRLRQALDQAGHCARIETVRGVGYRFPSECDC
- the neuC gene encoding UDP-N-acetylglucosamine 2-epimerase produces the protein MSEARRHVAVITTSRADYSHLYWVLKEMDASAHLRLSLVVCGSHLSDTFGDTVSEIEADGFEVAARVGCLAAGDDDVAMAQTIGDAVLGLAQVLGEMRPDLVLLIADRYEMLAPAAVATTLRIPIAHIEGGEVSQGAIDDPIRNALTKLSHVHFTPTALSRRRVLGMGEEPWRVHCTGAPSLDHLARSALPTGEALIEALGFVPTQGHVVVAVHPLTLAQDTLREADATFEALHELLSESVCQLVFCFPNADAGGQALIARARALETQYGEPRVRLRVNLNPRVYWALLGQVGCLLGNSSSGIMEAPALRLPAVNVGERQAGRERARNIIDVPAERARIVEAVREALSERFRASLSGMENPYGDGDAAARIVRVLEGVPLGEGLLRKAPVPPVSP
- a CDS encoding FAD-binding oxidoreductase, which translates into the protein MDRREALQAIAACVGPPGVVDADADGERYLIDHRRQYQGQAAMIVRPADVASVAEVVRLAAGAGLAVVPQGGNTGYCGGATPGIDGQGTGERTILLSLERLRGIRQVDPVGYSMTVEAGAVLADVQAAAEREGMLFPLSLGSEGSCQIGGNLATNAGGTAVLRYGNARELVLGVEVVLADGQIWNGLRELRKDNAGYDLKQLFLGAEGTLGIITAAVLKLFPLPRERATALVAVTDVDAACQLLSLARRESADAVTSFEYLPRFALELVATHIEGGTNPLADANYHHYVLVELSSAAPEARLEARLEHLLAKGHARGWVRDAVVAQSEAQRQHLWRLRENVPEAQRLAGGSFKHDVSVPIPALAAFLAQGLAGAAAAAPDARPCVYGHIGDGNLHFNFMAPQGEGLAEHFEGDRGAQVSAAVLDAAAAHGGSVCAEHGVGYLKRPLLAGYQDAVSIDLMRRVKAALDPEGTLNPHKVIPDDPGGGE
- a CDS encoding NAD-dependent malic enzyme, with the translated sequence MPTRRFALSRDEEGREVLDVPLRGLTMLRQPLYNKGTAFSPTERQDFHLEGVLPSQFATIELQARRIYASICNYDEPLNRYIALSALQDRNEHLFYRVLVEHLAELMPIVYTPTVGQATQRYSETFRRGRGIWITPDQKGRIAEVLRGAAPWLDVELIVCTDNESILGIGDQGAGGIAICVGKLSLYCAGAGIHPARTLPISLDVGTDNEALLGDDLYLGWPHPRLRGAAYDELVAEFVAAVKEVFPRALVQWEDFRHRNALAILERYRGDLLSFNDDIQGTGAVALAGVLSALRITGERLEQQRILIMGAGAAGYGIAMQLKAGLVDAGVAGEDTGQQIAVLDSRGLIVMHDELTGYKRELAWSPDRAREAGLDDPAQRDLLQVVRRWHPTVLIGASGVPSAFDEAVVRAMAEAVERPVIMPFSNPTANAEAVPADVLHWTDGRALVATGSPFEDVIFGDRRHRIGQGNNVFIFPGLGMGALLAGASQVTDGMISAASQALADAVADDELADGLLFPAIERLREVSAQVATAVMARAMDDGVALAADRDTIAERVTQAMWYPEYPHFNPVAVDACEDY